Proteins found in one Sporosarcina jeotgali genomic segment:
- a CDS encoding NAD(P)/FAD-dependent oxidoreductase produces the protein MSQATLVDVTIIGGGPAGLYAAFYSGLRGMSTKIIEFQPELGGKLHVYQEKMIWDIGGVTPAPAAEMIGKLVEQGMTFNPEVVLNEKVTTIDKDDEGNFVLTSSTGAKHYSRTVILAVGGGILKPQKVEIEGAERFEVSNLHYTVKSLQHFKGKRVLISGGGNAAIDWANELEPIAKEVILTYRKCDLNGHEAQVEQLLQSKVVCHFNTRIDKLVASDDHHSIEKVELKHCLEESGLVLEVDEVVINHGYEVDTSLIGSEAKIELTNDYRIAGTPMSGTSVSGIFAAGDVLFHESKVNLIAGAFQDAANAVNSAKMYLDPKASQAGMVSSHNEVFKERNKKLVEQLIG, from the coding sequence ATGTCTCAAGCAACGCTCGTAGATGTAACGATTATTGGTGGTGGACCTGCAGGATTATATGCTGCTTTTTATAGCGGTTTACGCGGGATGTCCACAAAAATCATTGAATTCCAACCGGAACTTGGCGGGAAACTGCATGTTTATCAAGAAAAAATGATATGGGACATTGGCGGCGTGACACCTGCACCTGCAGCCGAGATGATTGGCAAGTTAGTAGAGCAAGGCATGACCTTCAACCCCGAAGTTGTTTTGAATGAAAAAGTGACAACCATTGATAAGGATGACGAAGGCAATTTCGTCCTGACTAGCTCAACAGGAGCTAAACATTATAGTAGAACAGTCATTCTTGCGGTTGGCGGAGGTATCTTGAAACCACAAAAGGTCGAAATAGAAGGAGCAGAGCGATTCGAAGTTTCGAATTTACATTACACAGTAAAATCACTGCAGCATTTTAAAGGAAAACGGGTATTGATTTCAGGCGGGGGGAACGCTGCAATCGACTGGGCTAACGAACTCGAGCCAATTGCAAAAGAAGTGATTTTAACGTATAGAAAATGTGATTTGAATGGTCATGAAGCTCAAGTTGAACAATTACTGCAAAGCAAGGTAGTATGCCATTTCAATACTCGCATCGACAAACTGGTTGCTTCAGATGATCATCATTCAATAGAAAAAGTTGAATTGAAACATTGTTTGGAGGAATCTGGTTTAGTGTTAGAAGTTGACGAAGTGGTGATTAATCACGGGTATGAAGTAGATACGTCTTTAATAGGAAGTGAAGCAAAAATTGAGCTCACGAACGATTACAGAATTGCAGGAACACCAATGAGCGGAACATCAGTTTCTGGCATTTTTGCAGCTGGCGATGTTCTATTCCATGAAAGTAAAGTTAATCTTATCGCGGGTGCATTCCAAGACGCGGCAAATGCCGTAAATAGTGCTAAAATGTATTTAGATCCAAAAGCATCGCAAGCAGGAATGGTCAGTTCACATAATGAAGTTTTCAAGGAACGCAACAAAAAACTTGTTGAACAATTGATAGGTTGA
- a CDS encoding ABC transporter ATP-binding protein — protein MVRLATENLQIAYGEQIIVDDLSVTIPNKQITAIIGANGCGKSTFLKGMTRLIPRHSGKVLLDGGDIADHKTKALARKMAILPQTQEAASGLTVSELVSYGRFPYQTGLGRLTANDFDVINWALSVTNTDAFRDRQVDALSGGQRQRVWIAMALAQETDIIFLDEPTTYLDMAHQLEVLELLQKLNVEQERTIIMVLHDLNQAARFADYLIAMKDGKVIKAGPSEEVIEPITLREVFRIDAEIGIDPRSGKPMCITYDLLKGEN, from the coding sequence ATGGTACGCTTAGCAACCGAGAACTTACAAATTGCTTACGGTGAACAAATCATCGTGGACGACCTATCCGTTACGATTCCAAATAAGCAAATCACTGCGATTATCGGGGCTAACGGGTGTGGTAAGTCGACTTTTCTAAAAGGAATGACACGCTTAATCCCCCGCCATTCTGGAAAAGTTTTGCTGGATGGAGGAGATATCGCTGACCATAAGACAAAAGCCCTAGCCCGTAAAATGGCTATACTTCCGCAAACACAAGAGGCAGCGAGCGGACTAACAGTATCAGAGCTCGTTTCTTATGGAAGGTTTCCTTATCAAACAGGATTAGGCAGGTTAACAGCGAATGATTTCGATGTCATTAACTGGGCACTCTCTGTTACAAATACGGATGCTTTTCGGGATCGTCAAGTAGATGCATTATCAGGTGGTCAGCGCCAGCGAGTGTGGATCGCAATGGCACTCGCACAAGAAACAGACATTATTTTTCTCGATGAACCGACAACCTATTTAGATATGGCTCATCAGTTGGAAGTTCTGGAATTGCTTCAAAAATTGAATGTCGAACAAGAGCGAACAATCATCATGGTGCTGCATGATTTAAATCAAGCTGCCCGCTTCGCTGATTATTTGATAGCGATGAAAGATGGCAAAGTTATTAAGGCAGGTCCTTCCGAAGAAGTGATCGAACCTATTACGTTGCGTGAAGTTTTTAGGATCGACGCAGAAATTGGAATAGATCCAAGAAGCGGTAAACCGATGTGTATTACATACGATTTATTAAAAGGAGAAAATTGA
- a CDS encoding iron-hydroxamate ABC transporter substrate-binding protein, whose amino-acid sequence MKKALLFLALALVLVLGACSSKNEDTSKEPVKEEPAKETGTITYESENGPIEVPADPQRVVVLSTYAGHVAALDVPIVGVDSWSKTNPRFDKYLKDAEEVTDEDLEKIIELEPDLIIGLSTMNNIDRLKEIAPVVTFTYGKVDYLTQQVEIGKLLNKGDEAQEWVTDFQARAKDAGEEIKAKIGEDKTVSVIENFDKQLYVYGDNWARGTEILYQEMKLPMPEKVKADALKDGYFALSTEVLPEYMGDYVVLSRNNDGDNSFMETETFKNTPAVKDGHVFEAEASEFYFNDPLTLEYQLEFFKENFLK is encoded by the coding sequence ATGAAAAAAGCATTGTTATTCTTAGCACTTGCACTCGTACTTGTTTTAGGAGCTTGCTCGTCGAAAAATGAAGATACTTCTAAGGAACCCGTTAAAGAAGAACCTGCGAAAGAAACAGGTACTATCACTTACGAATCTGAAAATGGTCCAATTGAAGTTCCTGCTGATCCTCAGCGTGTTGTTGTTTTATCTACTTATGCAGGTCACGTTGCAGCACTGGACGTTCCGATTGTCGGTGTAGACTCTTGGTCAAAAACGAATCCTCGTTTTGACAAATATTTAAAAGACGCTGAAGAAGTAACTGACGAAGATCTAGAAAAAATCATTGAATTGGAACCGGATTTGATCATCGGATTATCAACAATGAATAATATTGATCGACTGAAAGAAATTGCTCCTGTCGTTACGTTCACATACGGCAAAGTCGATTATTTGACTCAACAAGTTGAAATCGGTAAATTACTGAACAAAGGTGACGAAGCACAGGAGTGGGTCACTGATTTTCAAGCCCGTGCAAAAGATGCTGGTGAAGAAATCAAAGCTAAAATCGGTGAAGATAAAACCGTTTCGGTTATTGAAAATTTTGACAAGCAACTGTATGTATACGGCGATAACTGGGCTCGCGGAACTGAAATCCTATACCAGGAAATGAAGCTTCCTATGCCGGAAAAAGTGAAAGCAGATGCATTAAAAGATGGATACTTCGCTCTTTCCACAGAAGTGCTTCCTGAATATATGGGTGACTATGTTGTTTTAAGCCGCAACAATGATGGGGATAATTCCTTTATGGAAACTGAAACATTTAAAAACACACCAGCTGTTAAGGATGGCCATGTATTTGAAGCAGAAGCGAGTGAATTCTACTTCAATGATCCGCTAACACTTGAGTATCAGCTTGAGTTTTTCAAAGAAAACTTTTTAAAGTAA
- a CDS encoding DUF3307 domain-containing protein: MTLFSYLIVGHLIGDYLLQTSWMASGKATKWVPLITHCFVYTSVVSTAFLIGTGMMPASVIAIIFISHVFLDRRRFVAWWAKTIMGVKDGEPAWLLIMADQVFHILVLAVISHFWG; this comes from the coding sequence GTGACATTGTTCTCATATTTAATTGTAGGTCATCTAATTGGTGATTATTTGTTGCAAACGAGCTGGATGGCTTCGGGCAAGGCTACAAAATGGGTCCCGCTTATAACACACTGTTTCGTTTATACATCGGTTGTAAGCACTGCTTTTTTAATAGGAACCGGAATGATGCCTGCAAGTGTAATTGCCATTATTTTTATAAGTCATGTTTTTCTAGATCGCCGTCGTTTCGTCGCTTGGTGGGCTAAGACAATTATGGGCGTAAAAGATGGCGAGCCTGCGTGGTTACTCATAATGGCAGACCAAGTCTTTCATATTCTCGTACTTGCTGTCATTAGCCATTTCTGGGGATAA